One stretch of Arachis duranensis cultivar V14167 chromosome 1, aradu.V14167.gnm2.J7QH, whole genome shotgun sequence DNA includes these proteins:
- the LOC107464999 gene encoding AP-5 complex subunit mu isoform X1: MQHKSYLDSQQPRRRRFLQVLLSLNLSADILNFEFTIPFSFRRFPVVEKRWRAALNFESDELFTSIPNDSELADAFMDRKQREGSARGFGVRRTHQSSPGSDSWIDDPITRHIVSLYITKEEQKNLLWPLILHIRGLFTILVLPFVEPKHLKAYASLCKRPDCGSALGLDHGLSSLLIQLPSITGAFMIAHAIGDIITGDVVEPEVIVSSAPSVGGLFDSLTGSIGISSRPKPVAPSVASSAPLGAAVPGLATADSQKFGSRPLDKDALRTFISSSMPFGTPLDLNYSNIFNIKANGFSASDLPPADQKQPAWKPYLYKGKQRVLFTIHETVHAALYDRDEIPDIISISGQLNCRADLEGLPDVSLPLSGVNTANLEVSSYHPCAQVSDQGLDKQGVMFSPPLGNFVLMRYQATCALGPPVSGFYQLSMVSEDKGAFLFKLRLMEGYKAPLTMEFCSVIMPFPRRRIVSLDGTPSVGTVSTSDHSVEWKIVPSGRGLSGKSIEVTFPGTVKFAPWQNQRVPSSRSIGATADEDSDNEAENASNMVNEEHLMEKMNKDLPPVDLEEPFCWQAYNYAKVCFKIVGASLSRIAIDPKSVSIYPAVKAPVEFATQVTSGDYILWNTLGKCPHVATVKT, translated from the exons ATGCAGCATAAGAGCTATCTGGATTCTCAACAACCTCGACGCCGTCGTTTTCTCCAGGTCCTACTCTCTCTCAATCTCTCAGCAGATATATTGAACTTCGAATTTACGATTCCATTTTCCTTTAGGAGATTCCCTGTTGTAGAAAAGCGTTGGCGAGCTGCTTTGAACTTCGAGAGCGATGAGCTCTTCACTTCAATTCCCAACGACTCTGAACTCGCCGATGCTTTCATGGACAGAAAGCAAAGGGAAGGATCTGCTCGCGGATTCGGCGTACGTAGAACTCATCAATCCTCTCCGGGATCTGATTCTTGGATCGATGATCCTATCACTCGTCATATCGTATCCCTTTACATTACCAAAGAGGAGCAAAAGAATCTCTTGTGGCCTTTAATATTGCACATAAGGGGCCTTTTCACTATTCTTGTTCTGCCATTCGTCGAACCTAAGCATTTAAAGGCTTATGCAAGTTTGTGTAAGAGACCTGATTGTGGAAGTGCTCTTGGCCTTGACCATGGTTTGTCTTCGCTTTTGATCCAACTTCCCTCAATAACAGG GGCATTTATGATAGCTCACGCCATCGGTGACATAATTACAGGCGACGTAGTAGAGCCTGAAGTGATTGTAAGTTCAGCTCCCTCTGTTGGAGGGCTGTTTGATTCACTAACTGGTAGTATAGGCATATCTTCCAGGCCAAAACCGGTAGCTCCATCAGTTGCTTCTTCTGCTCCATTGGGTGCAGCTGTACCAGGATTAGCTACAGCAGATAGTCAAAAATTTGGGTCTAGGCCTTTGGATAAAGATGCACTGAGAACATTTATTAGTAGTTCAATGCCATTTG GCACTCCTTTGGACCTTAATtactcaaatatttttaatatcaaGGCCAATGGCTTTTCTGCATCAGATTTGCCTCCTGCTGACCAGAAGCAACCAGCTTGGAAGCCATATTTGTACAAGGGAAAGCAGAGAGTATTGTTTACAATTCATGAGACTGTTCATGCAGCTCTGTATGATAGAGATGAGATTCCGGATATTATATCAATTTCTGGTCAATTGAATTGTCGTGCTGATCTGGAAGGCTTGCCAGATGTGTCATTGCCCTTGTCAGGAGTGAACACAGCCAACCTTGAGGTTTCATCCTATCACCCTTGTGCTCAAGTTTCAGATCAAGGTCTGGATAAGCAGGGTGTGATGTTTTCTCCACCATTAGGTAATTTTGTGTTAATGCGCTATCAGGCAACTTGTGCCCTCGGACCACCGGTTAGCGGATTTTATCAGCTGTCAATGGTTTCGGAGGACAAAGGTGCATTTCTATTCAAGTTGCGTCTAATGGAAGGTTATAAGGCTCCTTTGACAATGGAGTTTTGTAGTGTGATTATGCCCTTTCCTAGGAGAAGGATTGTATCTTTGGATGGAACTCCTTCTGTCGGAACAGTTTCAACTTCTGATCACTCTGTAGAGTGGAAAATAGTGCCAAGTGGACGTGGACTGTCTGGAAAAAGTATTGAGGTGACTTTCCCAGGAACAGTCAAGTTTGCACCATGGCAAAACCAAAGGGTGCCGTCCTCTAGGTCTATTGGAGCCACTGCTGACGAAGATAGTGATAATGAGGCAGAAAATGCTAGCAACATGGTCAATGAAGAACATTTGATGGAGAAAATGAACAAGGATCTTCCTCCAGTTGATCTAGAGGAGCCATTCTGCTGGCAGGCATACAATTATGCCAAA
- the LOC107464999 gene encoding AP-5 complex subunit mu isoform X2 codes for MAGGCSIRAIWILNNLDAVVFSRRFPVVEKRWRAALNFESDELFTSIPNDSELADAFMDRKQREGSARGFGVRRTHQSSPGSDSWIDDPITRHIVSLYITKEEQKNLLWPLILHIRGLFTILVLPFVEPKHLKAYASLCKRPDCGSALGLDHGLSSLLIQLPSITGAFMIAHAIGDIITGDVVEPEVIVSSAPSVGGLFDSLTGSIGISSRPKPVAPSVASSAPLGAAVPGLATADSQKFGSRPLDKDALRTFISSSMPFGTPLDLNYSNIFNIKANGFSASDLPPADQKQPAWKPYLYKGKQRVLFTIHETVHAALYDRDEIPDIISISGQLNCRADLEGLPDVSLPLSGVNTANLEVSSYHPCAQVSDQGLDKQGVMFSPPLGNFVLMRYQATCALGPPVSGFYQLSMVSEDKGAFLFKLRLMEGYKAPLTMEFCSVIMPFPRRRIVSLDGTPSVGTVSTSDHSVEWKIVPSGRGLSGKSIEVTFPGTVKFAPWQNQRVPSSRSIGATADEDSDNEAENASNMVNEEHLMEKMNKDLPPVDLEEPFCWQAYNYAKVCFKIVGASLSRIAIDPKSVSIYPAVKAPVEFATQVTSGDYILWNTLGKCPHVATVKT; via the exons ATGGCCGGTGGATGCAGCATAAGAGCTATCTGGATTCTCAACAACCTCGACGCCGTCGTTTTCTCCAG GAGATTCCCTGTTGTAGAAAAGCGTTGGCGAGCTGCTTTGAACTTCGAGAGCGATGAGCTCTTCACTTCAATTCCCAACGACTCTGAACTCGCCGATGCTTTCATGGACAGAAAGCAAAGGGAAGGATCTGCTCGCGGATTCGGCGTACGTAGAACTCATCAATCCTCTCCGGGATCTGATTCTTGGATCGATGATCCTATCACTCGTCATATCGTATCCCTTTACATTACCAAAGAGGAGCAAAAGAATCTCTTGTGGCCTTTAATATTGCACATAAGGGGCCTTTTCACTATTCTTGTTCTGCCATTCGTCGAACCTAAGCATTTAAAGGCTTATGCAAGTTTGTGTAAGAGACCTGATTGTGGAAGTGCTCTTGGCCTTGACCATGGTTTGTCTTCGCTTTTGATCCAACTTCCCTCAATAACAGG GGCATTTATGATAGCTCACGCCATCGGTGACATAATTACAGGCGACGTAGTAGAGCCTGAAGTGATTGTAAGTTCAGCTCCCTCTGTTGGAGGGCTGTTTGATTCACTAACTGGTAGTATAGGCATATCTTCCAGGCCAAAACCGGTAGCTCCATCAGTTGCTTCTTCTGCTCCATTGGGTGCAGCTGTACCAGGATTAGCTACAGCAGATAGTCAAAAATTTGGGTCTAGGCCTTTGGATAAAGATGCACTGAGAACATTTATTAGTAGTTCAATGCCATTTG GCACTCCTTTGGACCTTAATtactcaaatatttttaatatcaaGGCCAATGGCTTTTCTGCATCAGATTTGCCTCCTGCTGACCAGAAGCAACCAGCTTGGAAGCCATATTTGTACAAGGGAAAGCAGAGAGTATTGTTTACAATTCATGAGACTGTTCATGCAGCTCTGTATGATAGAGATGAGATTCCGGATATTATATCAATTTCTGGTCAATTGAATTGTCGTGCTGATCTGGAAGGCTTGCCAGATGTGTCATTGCCCTTGTCAGGAGTGAACACAGCCAACCTTGAGGTTTCATCCTATCACCCTTGTGCTCAAGTTTCAGATCAAGGTCTGGATAAGCAGGGTGTGATGTTTTCTCCACCATTAGGTAATTTTGTGTTAATGCGCTATCAGGCAACTTGTGCCCTCGGACCACCGGTTAGCGGATTTTATCAGCTGTCAATGGTTTCGGAGGACAAAGGTGCATTTCTATTCAAGTTGCGTCTAATGGAAGGTTATAAGGCTCCTTTGACAATGGAGTTTTGTAGTGTGATTATGCCCTTTCCTAGGAGAAGGATTGTATCTTTGGATGGAACTCCTTCTGTCGGAACAGTTTCAACTTCTGATCACTCTGTAGAGTGGAAAATAGTGCCAAGTGGACGTGGACTGTCTGGAAAAAGTATTGAGGTGACTTTCCCAGGAACAGTCAAGTTTGCACCATGGCAAAACCAAAGGGTGCCGTCCTCTAGGTCTATTGGAGCCACTGCTGACGAAGATAGTGATAATGAGGCAGAAAATGCTAGCAACATGGTCAATGAAGAACATTTGATGGAGAAAATGAACAAGGATCTTCCTCCAGTTGATCTAGAGGAGCCATTCTGCTGGCAGGCATACAATTATGCCAAA